TTTATTTTTACTAACCATTTAATTTGACTCAAATCCTTTATTTGAAATGAGGTGACGCTGCCGTGACTACTTTTTTAGTAACCAATGAAATCAAAAGGTCCAGGGCCTGGGTACGAATTCGGTATTTAGGCCAGACGGCAACAATTTTATAATCGGCATCCCAACCACGGGGAATATAGGTTTCTATTTCAGAGCGATGGCTGTAAGCCAGAAAATCAGGAATCAGCGTCCAAACCTGACTGTGCCGCATGGCCTTGATAGCCACATCATAACTATCGTACATATTTACGATTTTTGGTTGCATCCGCAATCTTTGAAAAGCGGGATGATTTTCGCAATTCTCGATACCTTGTGCGGCCAAGGCCGCAATATAAGGATATTTTTCTAGATCCTCGATCCGTCGCTCATGCAAAAAGGGATGTCTTTTGCTGAAAGCTATGACCAGCTTTCCTTGATGCAATTGTTCTTGCTCGTGGTGAGGGCCTGACTGGGGGGAAAAACAAATCCCCATATCAATCTCTCCAGTTCCCACTCTGGCCAAAACCTCGCCCGATCTGAGAGTCTGAAGGGTCGCAGTTAAGGCCGGATGGGCTTGTTGAATCCCCATCCATGTCGGAGTTAAGAATTCAGAACAAAGGGTATGAGTTGCGGCAAGACGGTAATGCCCTCGCATGGAAGAAATTTCTGAAGATAACTCTTCACGAAGGCGCCCTGCTTCTGCCAGCAGAAACTCCGCCCGGTCTAAGAGGAGCTTTCCATGTTGAGTGAGTTTAATTTGACGGCCTTGTTTTTCAAAGAGAGTTCTACCGAACTCGTCTTCAAGGGCTGCGATGCTGTGGCTGATGGCACTGGGGGATATATTCAGAAATCGCGCGGCCTGTCCTATGTGTTGGCGCCTTGCTGTTTCGACGAAATATTGAAGCTGATCCAATTTCATGAAGACTCCTTATTAAATATTCAATGGTCACATCCATTGAAGTCTTTTTACCAATCATTCTATTTTTTTCAACAGTTATTCTGAAAATAGATCAGTTTTATTCATATATAAATTAAGGTACACCTTTTTTAAGTCATCACAGTTGTTACGCCGATGACTCAAATCCAGAAAGA
The DNA window shown above is from Deltaproteobacteria bacterium and carries:
- a CDS encoding LysR family transcriptional regulator; amino-acid sequence: MKLDQLQYFVETARRQHIGQAARFLNISPSAISHSIAALEDEFGRTLFEKQGRQIKLTQHGKLLLDRAEFLLAEAGRLREELSSEISSMRGHYRLAATHTLCSEFLTPTWMGIQQAHPALTATLQTLRSGEVLARVGTGEIDMGICFSPQSGPHHEQEQLHQGKLVIAFSKRHPFLHERRIEDLEKYPYIAALAAQGIENCENHPAFQRLRMQPKIVNMYDSYDVAIKAMRHSQVWTLIPDFLAYSHRSEIETYIPRGWDADYKIVAVWPKYRIRTQALDLLISLVTKKVVTAASPHFK